A genomic region of Desulfosarcina ovata subsp. ovata contains the following coding sequences:
- a CDS encoding formylglycine-generating enzyme family protein: protein MGIAMHLFYSVLEIVSTKIRPTQSGCTKNKVYFHSWLVMVTVLCLVGTSEMGCTANLGVLKSTSAPPAGWILVLPSTFMMGARMKSQSMDEDGERQDNPKHQVRLTNAFWMQPTEVTQEQFAELMGFNPARFVKCGPRCPVDQVSWDEAAEYCNALSQEEGLEFCYDCWESKGKVHCQPSKGYPMPYDCKGYRLPTEAEWEYACRGGDYNTVTVDNNIQGPRNAPSLDPGSWYGGNCGVSYEGAHDCSSWFGRQYEAFKCGTHPVAAKMPNSLGLYDMLGNVWEWCSDWYGEYMVEPITDPAGPKFGRYRVYRGGSWLSYAWHVHPAFRGWQPADLRFGENGFRCVRTVPIDHPATPFQ, encoded by the coding sequence ATGGGAATAGCAATGCATCTATTTTACTCAGTGCTTGAAATTGTATCAACGAAAATTCGACCCACCCAAAGCGGCTGTACAAAAAATAAAGTATATTTTCATAGCTGGTTGGTTATGGTGACAGTGCTGTGTTTGGTGGGTACCTCAGAAATGGGCTGCACTGCGAATTTAGGAGTACTAAAAAGTACATCGGCACCACCTGCCGGATGGATTTTAGTATTGCCCAGTACTTTTATGATGGGTGCAAGGATGAAGTCTCAGAGTATGGATGAGGACGGCGAAAGACAGGATAATCCAAAACATCAAGTGAGGCTGACAAATGCATTCTGGATGCAGCCGACAGAGGTGACTCAGGAGCAGTTTGCAGAATTGATGGGTTTCAATCCTGCACGCTTTGTTAAATGTGGTCCGAGGTGTCCGGTAGATCAAGTAAGCTGGGACGAGGCTGCCGAGTATTGCAATGCCCTGTCGCAGGAAGAAGGGCTGGAATTTTGTTATGACTGCTGGGAGTCGAAAGGAAAGGTCCATTGTCAACCCAGTAAGGGATATCCAATGCCTTATGATTGCAAAGGTTACAGGCTCCCAACAGAGGCTGAATGGGAATATGCTTGCCGGGGAGGGGATTACAACACTGTAACAGTAGATAATAACATTCAGGGGCCGCGCAATGCACCCTCACTTGATCCTGGCTCGTGGTATGGGGGCAACTGCGGTGTTTCCTATGAGGGTGCCCACGACTGCAGCAGTTGGTTTGGTCGGCAATATGAAGCGTTCAAGTGTGGCACACATCCCGTGGCCGCAAAAATGCCTAATTCTTTGGGATTATACGATATGCTTGGCAATGTCTGGGAATGGTGCAGCGATTGGTACGGGGAATATATGGTGGAGCCGATTACCGATCCTGCAGGGCCGAAATTCGGGAGGTACCGGGTCTACCGTGGCGGTTCTTGGTTAAGCTATGCTTGGCATGTCCATCCAGCATTTCGGGGATGGCAGCCGGCCGATCTGCGTTTTGGCGAAAACGGTTTTCGTTGTGTGCGCACTGTTCCGATAGATCATCCCGCTACCCCGTTTCAATAA
- a CDS encoding peptidoglycan-binding protein, whose translation MAQLQTHATYQIAAPIGEDVMRAPVMRHHRDSETFNTLDTLAPAVILEFEDFSYHLNSALTLPCLPSEPGDDSSQAYRWEDPTTMAHIDRHQPKAYQRFRSGEMEEPEDPADPWQRSAMVLIAVAYRFLEQNPDYALLIAGHTDTSGDDAINFPLSDARAANVLALLEGDRERWVTICRQHSKVADYQRILSHYAQVRGWDCDPGPVDNILGEQTRQAISAFQNRYNEAFDRSIAVDGAVGRETLGAFFDLYMDELARLLDSSVDSLDAFRQSLRFIDPDHKTIGCGERMPIEDAHRDNFRSAENRRVELLFFSTSQPPDITDHLSGGTIRSGHDGPEASGIYGSGAQTFRILRPEWWDGQPPDDSYTPTFEIRIIEEDLSDQHNAPDDEEYDTWHPETADPGPDDDPWRFLEYFDEHYPGYGGGRQAQRSRTT comes from the coding sequence ATGGCACAACTGCAAACTCACGCCACCTACCAAATTGCAGCACCGATTGGCGAAGACGTCATGCGGGCACCCGTGATGCGGCATCACCGTGACAGTGAAACTTTCAATACGCTCGATACGCTTGCACCGGCAGTCATTTTAGAGTTTGAGGACTTCAGCTACCACTTAAACTCAGCGCTGACGCTGCCCTGCTTGCCCTCCGAGCCAGGTGATGACAGCTCCCAAGCCTATCGTTGGGAAGACCCTACGACCATGGCACATATCGATCGGCATCAACCGAAGGCCTATCAGCGCTTTCGCAGCGGTGAAATGGAGGAACCTGAAGATCCGGCGGATCCGTGGCAACGCAGCGCCATGGTTCTGATTGCGGTGGCCTACCGATTCCTGGAGCAAAACCCGGATTACGCGCTATTGATTGCCGGCCATACCGACACGAGTGGCGACGACGCGATCAACTTTCCCCTTTCCGATGCCCGTGCAGCCAACGTGCTGGCCCTGCTCGAAGGCGATCGGGAGCGGTGGGTCACCATTTGTCGGCAACATTCCAAGGTCGCGGATTACCAGCGCATCCTCAGCCATTACGCCCAGGTACGTGGGTGGGATTGTGACCCCGGACCCGTGGACAACATCCTCGGAGAACAAACCCGTCAGGCGATAAGCGCCTTTCAGAACCGCTACAATGAAGCCTTTGACCGTTCTATCGCGGTCGACGGTGCCGTTGGCCGGGAAACCCTGGGTGCCTTTTTCGATCTGTATATGGATGAGCTCGCACGCCTGCTCGACAGCAGCGTGGATTCACTTGATGCGTTTCGGCAGTCCCTGCGCTTCATCGATCCCGATCACAAAACCATCGGTTGCGGAGAACGGATGCCGATTGAGGATGCGCATCGGGACAATTTTCGAAGTGCTGAGAATCGCCGGGTCGAGCTGTTGTTCTTTTCGACAAGCCAGCCTCCGGATATCACAGACCATCTTTCCGGCGGTACGATCCGTTCGGGGCATGATGGCCCCGAGGCAAGCGGGATTTATGGTTCTGGTGCGCAAACTTTCCGGATTTTACGACCAGAGTGGTGGGATGGCCAACCGCCGGACGATAGCTACACGCCGACGTTCGAAATCCGTATCATTGAGGAAGACCTGAGCGATCAACACAATGCACCCGACGACGAGGAGTATGATACCTGGCACCCGGAAACCGCAGATCCAGGCCCAGACGACGATCCGTGGCGCTTTCTCGAATACTTTGATGAACATTATCCCGGCTACGGCGGTGGGCGGCAGGCACAGCGGAGCCGGACAACATGA
- a CDS encoding PGRP and LysM peptidoglycan-binding domain-containing protein, which translates to MQSQSDNHVHRVQAGECISSIAAEAGLPWKTIWYDDNNADLRQRRQNPNALLPGDSVVVRPVDLKSETGGTEQRHRFRKHDIPVRLRLRLLDLGEPCANTAYTLTIEGQTINGQTDSDGRLEVTLPPSARSGEFVLRTDDLERKVSLAIGDLDPADTISGAQGRLWNLGYNVGPIDGNLGPRTCNTLKMFQKNNNLEITGELDDATHDALISQFGG; encoded by the coding sequence ATGCAAAGCCAGTCCGATAACCATGTCCATCGCGTGCAGGCGGGCGAGTGTATCTCGTCCATCGCAGCCGAGGCCGGCCTGCCTTGGAAGACCATCTGGTACGATGACAACAACGCTGATCTGCGCCAGCGTCGACAGAATCCCAATGCGCTGTTGCCTGGCGACAGTGTGGTGGTGCGACCAGTCGATTTAAAAAGTGAAACTGGTGGCACCGAGCAGCGGCACCGTTTTCGAAAACACGATATACCGGTGCGATTGCGCTTGCGGCTGCTCGATTTAGGAGAACCTTGCGCCAATACGGCCTACACGCTTACTATCGAGGGGCAGACGATCAATGGACAAACCGATAGTGATGGGCGTTTAGAGGTGACCTTACCACCTTCGGCGCGCTCCGGCGAATTCGTACTGCGAACCGATGATCTGGAGAGAAAAGTTTCCTTGGCAATCGGCGATCTCGATCCAGCCGATACCATCAGCGGTGCTCAGGGCCGCTTATGGAATCTGGGCTACAATGTCGGTCCCATCGACGGTAACCTGGGTCCGCGAACTTGCAATACGTTAAAAATGTTCCAAAAAAATAACAACCTGGAAATCACCGGCGAATTGGACGATGCCACGCATGATGCTTTGATCTCCCAATTTGGCGGATAG
- a CDS encoding peptidoglycan-binding domain-containing protein, whose product MPFCVIRQGECISSIAAFNRIPWRKIWEHPHNSQLRQLRKNPNILLPGDKLYVPQRNTKSIIGNTDQRHRFQLNDNITFLRLRIAIKGRPLSDEPYHLTLGGTLISGRTSVEGELKERIPAGFRNATLNFVERNWTIQLALGELDPTDTASGAAERLRNLNYYVEGRVDAITPVLREVIGQFQRAQGLNESRELDSDTVKRLSSIHGC is encoded by the coding sequence ATGCCTTTCTGTGTAATCAGGCAGGGAGAATGTATTAGTTCGATTGCAGCGTTTAATCGAATACCTTGGCGGAAAATCTGGGAGCACCCACATAATAGTCAGCTTCGCCAGCTTAGAAAAAACCCCAATATCCTTCTTCCCGGAGACAAGCTCTATGTTCCCCAGCGTAATACCAAATCAATTATAGGAAATACCGATCAGAGACATCGATTCCAGTTAAATGATAATATTACTTTTTTACGATTAAGGATTGCTATAAAGGGACGCCCTCTTTCTGATGAACCATACCATTTAACGCTGGGAGGTACCCTAATTTCCGGCAGGACTAGCGTAGAGGGAGAGTTAAAAGAAAGAATACCTGCCGGATTTCGAAATGCGACATTAAATTTCGTGGAACGTAACTGGACTATCCAGCTGGCGCTGGGAGAATTGGATCCAACCGATACAGCATCAGGAGCAGCCGAGCGCCTCCGTAACCTCAATTATTATGTCGAAGGACGTGTAGATGCCATCACGCCTGTCTTGCGAGAAGTAATAGGACAATTCCAGCGTGCACAGGGGTTGAATGAGAGCCGTGAACTGGATAGTGATACTGTTAAACGGCTATCGTCGATTCACGGGTGCTAG
- a CDS encoding peptidoglycan DD-metalloendopeptidase family protein: MTIYRNPVQGPGAGQPPTPLGCQGQACRQHREEFQREWEARFRNQSRDYRCQNQGYGTGQCRRASFLYPRKIRSTGTWHYHQGIDIGGRRGVSEIVNVYGGTVRNVVRNIEENRGFAGYGKCLVIEGDNGFYYLYAHCDSIEDLVQVGHHLDERVVIARVGGTMFLSSDPTYECGPHLHFEVSTSTYPKGRGRERTLDDTGPDYYREDPLLHLESLADWGPKKFYFPVVSGASDETGHEVNASTVADLYNATESSNPSGFFPLGANNLWHGGVHLEGNENTPIRSPFQGTIVAVRLDPSPAQAVQFYGSTNFILIRHDIPQGIYTRMRGQTSTGERRRTESVGRYVGTRRRLPTATNPPEQVAEVKRLLHQCTNTAGQPYYQADGALLSDGNTVDDGLVTAIVNFQTDIQEELSPNERFEPDGIITIGGRTWRRLEAHAREVSERTGDGDTSAQRESLPPNVVFTLFMHLAPLALEDHLVNDIPWLGRVRVETEDDDQLQADEEDDPPAQRNRHLSGNVGPGEANLREDLLWVQQRLIRLTRNETEPYTGPADGQWSSTLENAIRAFQEAHVPYYDTHPVDGIINPSRRATSTNQRLCMTRSQLTRVSEAEGICQEFVEQLQQRDNPDVPANVFTDIDCRVTAGEVIWKVGTARTIAIPTTEFRHLLHWEIFSVEPLITGWDRIDDDTDDDLTIDVPSLINRVESVSSGATTSSNGLEESQPEAGGENALREDGLLTTTEVRAFYSSPDRIALRQTMCRFCSEWGLNLDNAVTAIDDLGFNTTGLRERLAHYMWWPQVNDVGLPESPLVWHYNPIAFLDYYLGLFPRATAPSALPTTDTEDDADACVCEPDPFEEFTENTVPEDVNQQCIPPESG, translated from the coding sequence ATGACCATTTATCGCAACCCGGTCCAAGGTCCTGGAGCAGGACAGCCTCCTACGCCCTTAGGATGCCAAGGGCAGGCTTGCCGTCAACATAGAGAAGAATTCCAAAGAGAATGGGAGGCCCGTTTCAGAAATCAGAGCCGCGACTATCGCTGCCAAAACCAAGGCTATGGAACCGGACAATGTCGTCGGGCATCATTTCTATATCCCCGTAAAATCAGAAGCACAGGCACTTGGCATTATCACCAGGGCATAGATATCGGAGGTAGAAGGGGGGTTTCTGAAATTGTCAATGTTTACGGGGGAACCGTTCGTAATGTCGTGCGGAATATTGAGGAGAACCGTGGCTTTGCAGGTTATGGAAAGTGTCTTGTTATTGAGGGGGATAACGGATTTTATTATCTGTATGCACATTGTGACTCTATTGAAGACCTTGTCCAAGTCGGTCATCATCTTGATGAGCGGGTGGTGATCGCCCGGGTGGGCGGCACCATGTTCCTTTCGAGTGATCCAACATATGAATGTGGTCCCCATTTGCATTTTGAGGTTTCTACCTCAACGTACCCTAAGGGAAGAGGGCGGGAACGCACTCTTGATGATACAGGGCCGGACTATTATCGCGAAGACCCCTTGCTTCACCTTGAAAGCCTTGCTGATTGGGGACCCAAAAAGTTTTATTTTCCGGTGGTTTCGGGTGCCAGTGACGAAACCGGCCACGAGGTAAATGCCTCAACAGTGGCTGATCTCTACAACGCCACGGAATCGAGTAATCCCAGCGGTTTTTTCCCCCTTGGAGCAAATAACTTATGGCATGGAGGGGTCCATTTGGAAGGTAATGAAAATACCCCTATCCGCTCACCATTCCAGGGAACCATTGTTGCTGTGCGTTTAGATCCAAGCCCGGCACAGGCGGTGCAATTTTATGGAAGTACTAATTTTATTTTGATACGCCACGATATTCCCCAAGGCATCTATACGCGTATGCGCGGGCAAACATCAACTGGGGAGCGCCGTCGAACGGAATCCGTTGGGCGTTATGTGGGAACTCGACGCCGGCTGCCTACAGCAACAAATCCTCCCGAGCAGGTAGCTGAGGTTAAACGGTTGCTTCACCAGTGTACAAATACCGCAGGACAACCTTACTATCAAGCTGATGGAGCTTTATTATCCGATGGCAACACTGTGGATGACGGTTTAGTTACGGCTATCGTCAATTTTCAGACGGACATTCAGGAGGAGCTTTCCCCGAATGAGCGTTTTGAGCCTGATGGCATTATAACGATTGGCGGCCGAACTTGGCGCCGCTTGGAGGCTCATGCGAGAGAGGTTTCTGAGCGTACAGGCGATGGGGACACCTCGGCTCAGCGTGAGTCCCTCCCGCCTAATGTGGTATTTACCCTTTTTATGCATCTTGCCCCCCTGGCTCTTGAAGATCATCTGGTAAATGATATTCCATGGTTGGGGCGCGTTCGCGTAGAAACGGAGGACGATGATCAATTGCAAGCGGATGAGGAGGATGATCCGCCTGCCCAGCGAAATCGTCATCTGAGCGGTAACGTCGGGCCTGGAGAAGCGAATCTGAGAGAAGATCTGCTTTGGGTGCAGCAGCGCCTTATTAGACTTACCAGAAATGAAACAGAACCTTATACAGGTCCAGCGGACGGTCAGTGGAGTTCAACTTTGGAGAACGCCATCCGTGCTTTTCAGGAAGCACATGTCCCATACTATGATACCCATCCTGTTGATGGTATAATTAATCCTAGCCGGCGTGCTACCAGCACGAACCAACGCCTTTGCATGACCCGGTCACAGCTGACCAGAGTTTCGGAGGCTGAAGGCATATGCCAGGAGTTTGTAGAGCAACTTCAGCAACGCGATAATCCTGACGTTCCAGCTAATGTGTTCACAGACATCGACTGTCGGGTAACAGCCGGAGAGGTGATATGGAAAGTCGGCACGGCACGCACCATAGCCATTCCTACAACGGAATTTCGGCATTTATTGCATTGGGAAATTTTTTCGGTTGAACCGTTGATCACCGGCTGGGATCGGATTGATGACGATACCGACGACGATCTTACTATCGATGTACCCAGCCTTATCAATCGGGTCGAAAGCGTATCGTCTGGAGCAACAACATCTTCAAATGGCTTGGAAGAGTCCCAGCCCGAGGCTGGTGGTGAGAATGCCCTCCGAGAAGACGGGCTTCTCACTACCACCGAGGTTCGTGCCTTTTACAGTAGTCCCGATCGCATAGCGCTAAGGCAAACCATGTGTCGTTTTTGTAGCGAATGGGGCTTGAACCTGGATAATGCGGTTACGGCTATAGATGATCTTGGATTCAACACAACCGGTCTGAGAGAGCGCTTGGCGCATTATATGTGGTGGCCACAGGTCAATGATGTCGGATTGCCCGAGTCACCCTTAGTTTGGCATTACAATCCGATCGCTTTTCTGGATTATTACCTTGGATTATTTCCAAGGGCGACAGCACCAAGTGCATTGCCTACGACGGACACGGAAGATGATGCTGATGCCTGTGTTTGTGAACCTGATCCGTTTGAAGAGTTTACCGAAAACACGGTTCCTGAAGATGTGAATCAGCAGTGCATACCACCGGAGAGTGGGTAG